One Arachis hypogaea cultivar Tifrunner chromosome 2, arahy.Tifrunner.gnm2.J5K5, whole genome shotgun sequence genomic window, TCGAGTAGCGTTATGATGAACTTATGATAATTTGTTCCCGAAATTTCTGTGTTGATTCCATGTTGTGGTGTGCAGGTCTTCTCGATGCTTGAAACCCAGAGTCTGTGTCATGCATCAGCTACTTGTTCATTGTTTAACAAATGTGCTAAAGATCCTTTGTGCTATGCAAACCTTGATTTGACATCAAGGGTTCCAAAGATTAACAATTCAGTAGTTTCCACGATGATTCAGCGAGCGGGGAATGCACTAAGGTAAAAGCTATTGTATCTCACTGTAAGAACCTGGCATCTAGAGCAAGTAGAAGAAAGAAACAGTAATAGAAAGACAAGGGGGACGGAGTGATATCAGTGGGATATCACCCAATTTctcattatttgttattattatctaGTAAAAGGAAGTTATAACTTAAAGATATCAGTTATTCGAGAGACCTGATTCTCTCCTAGATTCTAATCCGTTCTTTTTCCCTCTTTTCCATGCCTGCTCGCGACTTGTCGACTTCCCACCGCTCTTTATTGTTCCCACCCCTCTCTCTCACTCACTTTCCAGCTAGGCAAGTTAGTTACAACACCCTCCCTAGTCCATATTTCACTCAATTACAGCAAGGTCCCTAATTTCTATTTGCATTGATACATAACACTCACTGATCCTTTACATGCCATATTTACTTTTTTCCCCAGGTAAATTTTGATTAACAGCATACTTAGTGACTATGGGgcataaaattaaaacttaaaagtatgACTAACTAATTATAACTATTCACCTAGCGAGGTGATCATTCTGTTTCTCTTTGCCTTGACCCACAAACGGAGAAAAAAGGCAGGTATTTGATTCCATATGGTATTTTTTGGTATGTGTAACTGAGTGTTCACATTTTATTAGCGAGTAATTTTTTGCACTGTAGTCCTATCTGTTGAAGTTGGTCCATTGAAGAAGTTGTATAACTAGTTTAGTAGTTTCACGTATAATTCTACTATGCAATTGTTGCTAGTTCTGTTATCTATGACATGACAAAAGTGATAAATTAGCATTAGGCTAACATATTGAGCATGCATCACAATCTGATGTATTATCTCATTCTATCTATCTATTTTAATTTGTGTAAAAGGTCTCTTAAGCTTGGTGTGATCCCTTGTGCTACTCCCTTGCCTGGATCCTGTCAACCATTGGTTTATACCAACAGAAATTCTATTGTAGAGGTATCTAACTTCTCTTGGAATGATAAGAGATCTCGACAAGGGAGAGAATCTTCCATTCTTACAAGATCATGTCTAAGCCCTTTAAGTAGGGATGGTGGTGCTCCAGGGTATGTTCTTCATGGACCTAAAAATCTAATACTGTGGGTTTCTTGTTTTAAATGGGCTTATATACGTTCATCTTGCAGGATTCTTTTGAGAAAGTTGTATTTGTACAATATTGAAAGGATGGATAATGCATCTCTTGGTCAAGCCTTATCGGCGTGCCCCTCTCTCCTTGATCTGGAAATTGTTGGGCTGTAAGTTAGCTAACCCTTACCAGCCTTTCTCACACTTCTCTTCCTTCTAAGAATTTTCTCATTGCTAAGGGATATAAGACTATCTTTGGTTGGTTAAACATAAACAAATGGTGAATTCCTTCTATACGATTACTTTATTTTTCCTGTGGTACAGAATTCACGCTTTTCTAAGTTATATTCTGGCATTGCTAGAGAGGAAATCTTTTCTTGATACATTTTTGGCTTTTTGTTTAGAGTTACAACTACAATTTTGGTTACTTCAATTATTATAGTtagttcttcttttattttatacttgATATGAATATGCAGTGGATACAAAATTTCCGATTAATTAGGTGCCCATTTTCAGTTTATAGCTACCTTTTGTTACTTATTAAGTATTTAATATGTATCATTTGCATTCTCTCTAGTCTCTTCTCATAAACTGCATTGAGCAATGATTTTTGTTCCGTTTCTGTTTTAAATGGTAGTCATGTTGAGCTGCGGCAAACATTAATGTCTGTAAGTGCGAACTGCCACTCAATCGAGCGTTTGTGTTTCGAGTCTTCTAAAACAGGTAAATGTTTTCTCCGGCATCTTTTACTGTACAAGTATCTTTATATCTCTGCTTGAGTGCTTATCTATGTGTGTAATTATCAGGTAGAGATGACAGCTTGAAAACGCAAACCTGCCTTGAGCTAGTAGACAATTGTCCTCATCTAACTTCTTTATCTCTTAGAGGGTTTAAGCTACATGATTATAAAGTCCGTGTACTGGTTAAGGTATGTTATCAAGATATTCTTGATTATTGTCTCTGGTTAATCCCGGTTAAGGTTCCTGTGCTAATCTTGTTCATGAGATGATCTCTCCCTCTAACTGTGTTCAATTCTATATCCATCTTTTTAAAGTAAAAACGGGGAGGATTGAAAATAGAATAAATCTGTTAATCCAGCCTGCTATATATATGATCATATATTTTGTTTGTCATATTACCATTGCAACTTTTTGCATCTGAAGCCCCTTGAGTTTGAGAAAAAATCTGCTAATCCGCTCAGCTATATATGATCCTACTTTGGTTTGTCATACTGCAATTGACTTGTTTTGAACCTGACCTGAAAACCCTTGAGTTTGAGTTAAAGGAAGTTGTAAGCTTATGCAGCTCATAATTCTTCATGGGTTAATGGGTGTGATAATCCATATAAAGGCTATTAGATATTTTACAATGTACTAGTTTAAATCTATTATACTTTCAGTTTTAATGGTTCTTTTAATACATATTGCTGTGGATTGAAATGGTTGTTTGAACAAAGGTCGTACTTTGTTAAAAGTATTGTGTCAATGTTTGATCTGGAGTTACCCTTTGTCATTTTGATGTTTGAATTATGACCTCTAAACTAAATGGCATCCTCCTATTTCTCACTTTTATCATAGATGGGAGGGCGGGGAACTCATATTCAATGGGTAAATAATAATTCAGTACAATACTGTCGTGCAGGGATTTCAGAAACTGAAATATGTTGACTTTTCAACGTCCTACTCAATCACTGGAAGCTTCTTGAGGTCAGTTACTAGCAAGAAACAATAAATTGTCACATTCTGTCTATCTGTTGAGATCATCCCTTCATAcaacttcttttatttttatttttggcctATTATTTTCATTCTAACAAATGTTATTTTTCAGAAGCCTTGGAAGCTGCATGGGTGGGAATTTGCTTGAGGTCTTAATTTTAAGGGATTGTATGCATTTGAAAGAGGTGAGAGTGATACTATGTCTGCAAGTTACGATTCCTTGCTTGTTTTGTTTTTAAAGCATTCCCTCTGTAATGCTAATGCTTTCATATGCAGGTGGAAGTTGCTAGGTTTCTGACAGCAATTCTTGCAGGAGATTTCAAATTTCTACTACGTCTTGTGAGTACATAGAAAGATGCTGTGTTAAAAAGAATAATTAGTTTCTAGTTGACTTTCAAATTTGGTTTGAGTTCTTACTATTTGCCTTTAAACAGGATATATCAAACAAGGAGGGCTTAGCATCTGAGGGTGACTGGTATCACAGGTGCTTCAACTCTAGGTAATGATTACATTGGCAGTTTAGATGTTTCAAGTATCAACTTTCAGAACACCCATGCTTTGATTGTATATCTATTTACAAATTTGGGGCTTTATGGTGCAGTATTATGCCTGTAAAGCAGGTTTTGGAAGCAAGGCCTGATATAAATTTGGTGGCCGAATATCCAGCTGAAGGAAGGTCAGATATTACACCAATTGATTAATTTTGTGCAATGTCTTTCGGTTTCTGATGAAGGGCTTTTCCCTTCCTTTTAAGTTCTAAAGTTTGACAATATGTGTTTCTGGAATGTTGCAGTTACAATGATTCATTTGATACTGATATGAACAGTGAGATAAGTCTGCCATCACAACTGAGCTCCCATAATTCAGATAGGTCAATTTTTCTGAGTACATCTGAAAGCAGCTACAATAGTGATCAGGGCAGCGGGAATGAAGATGGCCAAGATGCCAGCTATGTGATTTATGAGGAAAGTTCAGATGAGATAGACTTCTTGTCCTTGTAGGGAATGGTCATCCATGTGGTATTAATAAAAAGGACAAACAATTTGTGGTTTtggtactctctctctctctctctctctctctccattgtGTTTGCATGTGTGTGCGGTAATGTACATTTCTCTTGAGGTTAAATGCTGTTACACAtcgcttgtttatttgtttgtaaAAGTATACGTTGACCTGCATTAGATTTATGTTATTTGACACTTGGTATTACTATAATATGCTCCCTCCTTCTCAAATTATAtgtctctttttatctttatcgtTATTGTGAAttaagtatattttttaatttcaaaaagtcattaattaaaatttactcATTATACCATGTACtattaaatagaaagagaaagttaGAAGAGTAAAGAATTACTGAAGAGAGAAAATAATATTAGGTATACTTTCgtctttcttttgtttgtttatattttcaataaactAATGATTGTCTTgataactttgcacaactaaaaAAAGACATTTAATTTGAGGAGGGAGTACAAAATGTGATACTGATCTCCACTATTCAAAGGGAATGTTAGTTTAGGCatcacaaattaagggagaatatgATCCAACTTCAAGATATTTTATCCAAGTGCAATTTACCCTAAATCAGTAGTTGATTGGCTTTTCTTGGTAACACATTAACTAGTTTGGAAGACTTGTCATAAAACAGATATTAAGATATTATGGTTAATGTCATTGCTGACATGTTGCAAATGGATGTCTTTGCATACCCCATGTTGGAAACTAGAGATATTTCCTTGTGCTACCTTTATTTTGTCAAATGAGTAGTTGGTATAACTAGATGCCTCAAAAAGTCGGTCAGTGGTATTGCAATCTGTTTTCCTTCATATGTGACATGCATTATTCACCTCTTGCATTTCCTAATACTTGCTGTTTATGATTTCTGATTTAAATATAAACTAGGGGAGCAGCAGATAAGGCGGATATGGCAGAATACCAGATAGTGAACAATGGACAGTGATATTTTCTTCAACTTCCATTTTGACCTTGTATTGATTGAAGTCTATTCCTGTGGAATGTTCAACCTGGAAGAAGATTGGAGGTTGGTATCGATTTATCAGCTTTATTGGGCCTTTATCTCCTTTTTCGGAGTTGGTTCCCCATTCTCTCTCCCCCTAAATGGAATTTGCTCCATTCCATATCTAtggttttatttttcatttttttcccctgaagaaaaagaagcattctaaatttttaaaatattttctaccaTGTATTTTGTGGCTTTCCATACTGTGTCTACTTGCCAACACTGCAACTACAACCAGTGTGCCTGTAAACTACATATAATGACATCCCATACTCAAATCTTGCAAATAAGTCACAGTTTATCTAAGACAGACAATAATCATATGTATGTGCTATACTATTGCCATCTCCAAATGGCCAAACAGGATTAGAAAAATCTTTGATCCCGGCATGTAGGATATAGTAATGTCTGTTATAACGCAATCCTGAATTAACAATTAAGTGTATGAGGTGCTTAAAACGTATTTCAACTAGATTATAACCCATATTGTCCGTGGAGATGGGGTCTGATATTAAAATTGTAATACCATTACAGTTTTGATAATTTATAATCCTGCTATTGTTATGATCAGCTGCGTGATACTTAGTTATGGTAAACGAATTATATGATATTGGTGATTAATTTTTTGCGAGCAATGATATACTCTCCCACCTGTGTCTTGACTAAGGTTGCAGAACAAAAATTGAGAGATGATTTGATCATCtcaaataacaaaggaaaatgatcttgttaacgtgggttttaacttTTAAGCGCGCTTTTAAAGGATAATTATAAGTAGAAAGATATCATAGAAAAtcgtcattttttattttttatgtaatacaaatttttttttttggtctctgaatgTTTTAGAACACTtttcttttagataaaaaaaaaaaaatatatatatatatagaagaaaaatACTTCTTTCGTTTAAAAAtagctaattatttttaataccaaggtatgttaattttattttaaaaaattcttaatGTTAATTCTGAATGTACTTACTTATCATTTATATAACGGTAATTTTGTCTATTATACATAATCTTCAAGTGgtttgttaaaatttatttattaatttttgtaatgTGCGGTTTCAATTTATCCTGTCTCATTTCATTAAGCTATGATTACTATATTTAATTAGTGTAATAAATAAGAGGATAAATTAAACATTAATTGATGCATTATAGATATTTACCAATGACAAACTCTAACCCATTTTTTCCTTTTTGCTAGAAAGAAAACAATGAACGAAAGGTGATTAGTTTGTCAAATTAGATTTTGGTTTTAATGGagaaaataataagaatatgtttggttaatatatttttaaaatatatatttaatttaaaataaaaatataatttatttaataatttagttgaattatcaaataatttttttcagaACACACTAAatctaattttaaaagatttatttgaTGACAAAAATCTAagtcaaataaaataaagaataaatgtaAGAATTTAAAAGGTAAAGATACTATtactttaataaattttattgtttaaacaaataaaagaagaaaattaacATAGAGAATTAAAAGGTAAATATCtagccaaaataaaaaaaaatatccaaacgtAATTTGTGAGGATTAAGTTATagtagaaaaggaaagaaaatagtgTCCTTTTATGTGAAAATGTTTTTTAACAATCTATTTATAacaatctatttataatatataaaaggaGAAATTAAAGTTATTTTATAATGAACTAAAGATCTCTAGATTTTCTATAAGTTTAagtttattttctcttctttctctaataTTCTCATCATAACCTTTGCCTTTGGAGGTTAAAATGTCGCACTATTTTTTTCATTGTTATACTTtatgctttattttttttaaaaaaaattaagagacttATTAAGACTTTTTAAATtaagtattaaaaattttaaaatcatccttactATTTGAATCATTtctctactttttttttatttatctatattttctcaattaaaaatagtttatagtATAAGTTATAACGAATTTGAGTTGATTAAATGTTTatcttatgttttttattttacatgtcttttaaaaaaatttcaagtgaTATAGATTAAATACTATATGGAATACACAAAATATAGATTAATAGTATAGAGGAGGTAGAAACCTTTTTTTCATAGAGTAAATAAAGTTTGGTAACTTACAATTCTAACAAAAGTATTGGATGAAATTAACTGATGTACGCTATAATATTGGTTCGCTAGTATTACTCTTGTAAAAAATATACGAATTGGGAtggatattaattaattaatataatcaaaattataatattaaaaaaattggttgGTGTATAATTTCGTTTTTAGCGAATTAAGTGGATAGGATTACATTTTTTTTAGACGAGAATCCTCGGTTTCGtattatcaaataaaaatatttgtatagaAATGACTTGGACTatatattaaacttttttttttctactaaaTGATAGAAAAACTCGAATTCAACCTCTTAGATGAGTATAAGCAGATTAtactatttgagttataacttatTGGTTTAAATATTAAGCTTTTATAACTTAATTTTTGTTGCTTTGGCATGTTTTCTTTTAAAatgtaattatatttatttttaatttgaaatttattttagtgacaaataaaatagaaattgtaAACGGATTGAATTAACATAAGTACATTCTAATTAACAAACATGAATTTATAATAAATGcgtgtaaaattatatattattattttaaattaaaattataaaatacataatatatgtattattataaataattataataagtaATATACAGTTATAACCTATGAAACATGGACACTTTGTTGAATTGCTGTGTTCACATGTTAGATATATTTTAGATACGATATTTATCGACACTCGTCTAACATGCATGTCTACCGTGTCCAACTGTgtcttaacaaaaaataaaaaattctttttcaaacacATTTTGATACACCTAAATACCTTTACATGTGTGTCCAGCcttattcttaatatgtattattgaaatgaatttaaaaataatatatattattatttattaaaataaaaaatattttaaattctttgtataattaaaaaagacgttaaaaatagttaaaaaattattttataaatataaataaaatatcaaaatatcattctaatttatctaaaaaatactttatattttatatatataccgtACCATTTCCCcgtgtcttataaaattttaaagtctGTGTGTCTGCGTGTTCCGTGTCCGTGCATCAAAGGTTATAGAGAGAGAGGATATATCTAATGAGAATGGATTGTTTATACGACAATGTAAGAATGTACTTATTATCATTGGATTAAATTTAATGGCCAAGATTAAATTTgctttaaaaagtaaaattaaaattgctactccttctctttctttctctttctctaacCAAAAGTGGCGTCCCTCTCAcgtctttttcttttctccttttgcATTTGGATACCAAAAATCAAATCCCTAGCTAATTTTTGAACATCCCTTGTGCTGCGTTGTTCTCTTCACTTGTCATCGCTCCTCCTTGTACTCGTCATTGTCGTCGTTGCCACCACTCTTCTCTACGTTTTCGTCACTGTCGTAGTTTGTTGGAAGCATGCTCTAAATTTGAAAGTAAAAGCAAGTTAATTTCACATGCAAGGACTCAATTGTTTAAATGTATGCATATGACTGGTAGATCTACAGAAAAACTACAACTTATCATAAATGGAGGTTTAGAAATTGAGTCACAACTAACTAAGATGAAAGGTGATATCCTCCCAAGCAAAAAGGATGAGTTAgagtcttttaaaaaataatccaaAATTCTTATATTATCCTTGTTATCTTCTTTGTCATTTTCATCACACtctcttctttctccagcagTCAATTTCACTATCTCCATCATTATattcattattgttgttgttcccACATATTCTCGAGTTCTTCGAATTAGGGGAAGAGGTGGAGGACGATCCCATGTTGTTCCCGCCTAAGTTCAACTAACAAAGAGTTTTCGCATCACTAGATTTTTTATCTTTGACAGTAGCGACACTTGATCTCAGAGAGAAGTTCCTTTTGGCCTCACTTGAAATGTTCGTtggcaaatttttatttttttggcacaATCTTTTAAAATTCCTAATATTCTAACCACCTCCCAACGAATAATATGTTAGCTCAACACTACACTCATGATTTAATTTGTATAGTTTATGTCGTaaaaacataaagcatataatTTGTGATTGTTTTTTTCTAATCTGTTAATTATAACCCGGTCAGTTACACCtataaatcaaaatatgaataaaataaataaaaagtgacCTATTTTAGTTAGAGAAAATCTCAATTATAACGGACTTTTTGTATAAGCTCAAATAACGTTTAGAAGCGGTTACCACAAAATTAGGCTAACATCCCCAACAACTTCGCAATACTAGGTCAATGGAGTAACCGCCTATAGCATAACAACTTTATAAAAAAGAAGAAACCCTAAAGGGAGAAAGTACGGTATTCGCTCTGAATaaaatttttctcattttttattctTACTAACTTGAgtatcggagtgcctttgcaggtgtcTGCCGCTGCTATTCCTCTTGAAGTCGATGTATACCTTATCCTATTTAGGCGAGGACGAGTTTAACCTTGAAACGGATGAGTTATACTACTTCAAGGCTTACCACGCAGAAATATTTGACGTCCACCATGGGGCCGAATTTTATTTAACCCTACCATCACCTCTTCTGCTTGCCTTTCCCTCTCTTTTGCAAGTCTTCAAACAATGGCGGAAGAGCAGAACATTCCCCTCCTCCTACTCAAGCCGAGTTACTGGCTATAAATGATTCATTACGGGCCGAGGTCCAGAGAGTGATTGAACTACTGAATCAAAAGCAGAATGACCGAAGTGAGGAGGAGAACCAGAAGAATACTGAAAATGGAAATAATGGTGATCATCACACCTCGGAAGTCACAACCGGTAGTGGTCATCCCACCAAAAACAACAAAAAGGACAACCCCTTTCTCAAAAGAACTCATCAACTTTCAGATGCCTAAGAAATTCACCTTGCCGACAACCCTAAAACCCTATAAGGGGATCGGCGACCCTAACATCCACTTATAAAGTTCCATTTTATGATGCTTTTAAATGGTGCATTTGACCTTATACTCTGTCGTTCTTTCCCTACCTTTTTGGATGGTGTTGCCTTGATCCGTTTTTCTAGTTTACATGCAGGTTCTATATTAAACTTTGATGAGTTTGCCGATCTATTTGTTAATAACTTTGCAGCTCCAAAGATTTATGTACATGACTCAGACTAGTTCAACACctagccgactttatcgcagaattgaCATTTTATAATTCTACTCCTGCCTACACAACATAGGCACTATACATTGACAGAACTTCAAACACACAAGGTTTTAGAGTGGGTATTACTCAAAGATAGCAAAGGAATAGTCA contains:
- the LOC112736802 gene encoding F-box protein SKIP17; the protein is MAMDTFPCSSKRPCPSSSQEQNNARVVQGLDHVEQVLHKFLCLDDDDSTSSSPSPSSPCSSISLDLSLEKLLESSASDADRTVLIDRALRMGSMLLDAAKHSSRKRASKHNSLAWPLPPDLTIKVFSMLETQSLCHASATCSLFNKCAKDPLCYANLDLTSRVPKINNSVVSTMIQRAGNALRSLKLGVIPCATPLPGSCQPLVYTNRNSIVEVSNFSWNDKRSRQGRESSILTRSCLSPLSRDGGAPGILLRKLYLYNIERMDNASLGQALSACPSLLDLEIVGLHVELRQTLMSVSANCHSIERLCFESSKTGRDDSLKTQTCLELVDNCPHLTSLSLRGFKLHDYKVRVLVKGFQKLKYVDFSTSYSITGSFLRSLGSCMGGNLLEVLILRDCMHLKEVEVARFLTAILAGDFKFLLRLDISNKEGLASEGDWYHRCFNSSIMPVKQVLEARPDINLVAEYPAEGSYNDSFDTDMNSEISLPSQLSSHNSDRSIFLSTSESSYNSDQGSGNEDGQDASYVIYEESSDEIDFLSL